In Halalkalibaculum roseum, a single window of DNA contains:
- a CDS encoding reverse transcriptase family protein: MIWEAETFFKNIIETDRQEYQKIKNNISDFYYRKEVKKLDQFGNVKTDQNGEPEIRVLIPPKGKLKGIQKLINSRIFSQIDFPPQLHGSIREKSCITNAREHQGNKYFFLTDLRNYFPTINNNLVYEALIKLDFSPEVASLITRLVTYKGCIPQGAPTSPAISNLVFLPYDSKIIKICKQHELTYTRYIDDLTFSSKNFIPKAVIQNILDVIRHSPFKFHPRKTKTNIGITEVTGVLVKNNGLVAPERKFQKLEKLKQNSKKAIGLRGHIKAISKK, from the coding sequence ATGATTTGGGAAGCAGAAACATTTTTTAAAAATATAATTGAGACAGATCGGCAAGAGTATCAGAAAATAAAAAATAATATTTCTGATTTTTATTATCGAAAAGAGGTAAAGAAATTAGACCAGTTTGGTAATGTCAAGACTGATCAAAACGGAGAACCTGAAATCAGGGTCTTAATTCCTCCCAAGGGTAAATTAAAGGGCATTCAAAAATTAATTAATTCTAGAATTTTTTCGCAGATAGATTTTCCCCCGCAACTACATGGATCTATCAGAGAAAAAAGTTGCATAACTAATGCCCGTGAACATCAAGGTAATAAATATTTTTTCTTAACCGACTTGCGGAATTACTTTCCTACAATAAACAATAATTTAGTTTATGAGGCACTAATAAAGTTAGACTTTTCTCCTGAAGTGGCAAGTTTGATTACAAGGCTTGTTACATATAAGGGTTGCATTCCACAAGGTGCACCTACAAGCCCGGCAATTTCAAACTTAGTTTTTTTGCCCTACGATTCTAAAATCATCAAAATATGTAAGCAGCATGAATTAACATATACACGCTATATTGATGATTTAACATTTTCTTCGAAAAATTTTATACCAAAAGCGGTAATTCAAAATATCCTTGATGTAATAAGACATTCCCCATTTAAATTTCATCCTCGTAAGACGAAAACGAACATTGGAATAACGGAAGTCACGGGAGTCTTGGTAAAAAATAATGGCTTAGTTGCACCTGAAAGGAAATTCCAGAAACTGGAGAAGCTCAAGCAAAATTCAAAAAAGGCTATTGGGTTGAGAGGGCATATAAAGGCAATTTCAAAAAAATGA
- a CDS encoding helix-turn-helix domain-containing protein, protein MKFGDAIYTVRKQKNMSQDKFSKLIGVDQSYLSLLENNKKRPSTKLLEEISNSINIPLPILLFYSISEEDVKNDKRELFRLVYPQIKDMLFQIFDEGGDVDR, encoded by the coding sequence ATGAAGTTTGGAGATGCAATTTATACTGTTCGGAAGCAAAAGAATATGTCACAGGATAAATTTTCTAAATTGATAGGTGTAGATCAGTCATACTTATCATTATTGGAAAATAATAAGAAGCGACCTAGTACTAAGCTCTTGGAAGAAATAAGTAACAGTATCAATATTCCGTTACCAATTTTGCTTTTTTATTCCATTTCCGAAGAAGATGTTAAAAATGATAAACGTGAACTTTTTAGATTAGTTTACCCGCAAATTAAAGACATGTTATTCCAGATATTTGATGAGGGTGGAGATGTAGATAGATGA